Part of the Pseudomonas sp. Leaf58 genome is shown below.
ATGCAGCCGAGCAGGCGGAAGTCATTGCCCCGCAGCAGCGGCGAATGCTCGCGCAGGCGGGTGGCAAAGTCGGCCATGCTTTCATCGGTGCGCACCTTGTTGAGGATTACCCCGAGCACTTTCGGGTCGCGCGGGCCGCCGAACAGCTGGGCTTGCAGTTCGACCCGGCCGGACAGCTCGCTGAGCACTTCGTTTTCCGGTGCCGACACCAGGATCACCTCGGCATCCAGGCTCTTGGCCAGGTGCAGGTTGACCCGCGCCGCATAGCTCGCGTGGCGTGTGGGCACCATGCCCTCGACCACCACCACGTCGTTGCCGATGCAGGCTTGCTGGTAGAGGCGGATGATTTCTTCGAGCAGCTCGTCCAACTGGCCATCACCCAGCATACGCTCGACGTGGGCCAGGCTCAGCGGTACCGGGGGCTTGATGCCGTGGGTGCGGGCGACCAGCTCGGTGGAGCGCTCGGGGCCGGTGTCGCCCGGGTGGGGCTGGGCAATCGGCTTGAAGAAGCCGACCTTGAGGCCGGCGCGCTCCAGGGTACGCACCAGGCCCAGGCTGATGGAGGTCAGGCCGACACCAAAGTCGGTCGGCGCAATGAAAAATGTCTGCATGCGTGCTTCTCGGAATAAGCGTTGCAAGAAATTAACGGCCAAGGGTAGCGCTATCGGCCCCTTGCGCGCACCAGCCGCAAGCGAAAGGCTGGCCGATGCGCTGCGCACGTTGGGCCGGGTCGAGCACCCAGGGGCGCGCCTGCCACGGCGGCTGGTGGCGCAGGTGCTGGGTGTGGCCGCAGGACAGTTCGGCCACCCAGTGGCCTTCTTCGTCCTGGTGGAAGCCGGTGATCCGACTGATGGGCCGTTGCTCGTCTGCGGTGCGTTCGCAATCGGGCGATGGCTTGGTTACACTTGTCCGCTCTACATACTTTTGCAAAAGGTCTTGCCCCATGCTGATCGCCGCCAACAAGGCTGTCTCCATCGACTATACCCTGACCAACGACGCCGGGGAGACCATCGACAGCTCCGCCGGTGGTGCGCCGCTGGTTTACCTGCACGGTGCCGGCAACATTATCCCAGGCCTGGAAAAAGCCCTGGAAGGCAAGCAGGCCGGTGACGAACTGAACGTTTCCATCGAGCCGGAAGATGCCTACGGCGAATACCTGGCCGAGCTGGTCAGCACCCTGAACCGCAGCCTGTTCGAAGGCGTCGACGAGCTGGAAGTCGGCATGCAGTTCCACGCTTCGGCGCCGGATGGCCAGATGCAGATCGTCACCATCCGTGACGTCGATGGTGACGACGTCACTGTTGACGGCAACCACCCGCTGGCCGGCCAGCGCCTGACCTTCCAGGTCAAGGTGGTCGACGTGCGTGACGCCAGCGACGAAGAAATCGCTCACCGCCACATCCACGGTGAAGGTGGCCATCACCACTGATTTTCTGCGCTAAGCTCAGAAAGTCGCCAGGCGCTCGGGCAAGCCGATTTGCCTTCCTACGGGAGGTGGACGGTTTGGACGAGCGCCTTTTTAGTGGGCGGAATTCGCCTGCGCGGCAACCGGGAACCTGAGAGGGGATTCATCATGAGTGCATTTCACGACCTGAAGTTGGACGCGCTGAACGGCGGGGAGCTGCCCCTCGCACCATTCAAGGGCCAAGTGGTGCTGGTGGTCAACGTTGCCTCCAAATGTGGCCTCACGCCGCAGTACAAAGCCCTGGAGAACCTCTATCAGGTGTACAAGGACCAGGGCTTCAATGTGCTTGGCCTGCCGTGCAACCAGTTTGCCGGGCAGGAACCGGGCAGCGAAAAGGAAATCCGCGAGTTCTGCAGCCTGAATTACGGGGTGAGCTTCCCGCTGGGGGGAAAGCTGGAGGTCAACGGGCCGCAGCGGCATTCGCTGTATCGCCTGCTGGCGGGCGAGGGGGCTGAGTTCCCGGGTGACATTACCTGGAACTTCGAGAAGTTCCTGGTCGGCAAGGATGGGCGGGTGTTGGCGCGTTTTTCGCCACGCACTGCGCCGGATGACCCGGCGGTGGTGCAGGCTATAGAGAAGGCGTTGGGCTGATAGCGCCTGGCATGCCATGTGCGGCGCCTGTGAGACACAGCGCCGCCCGCGCGGCGCTCGGTCTCACAGGCGCTGCATATGTTGCGTCGACCGCTCAGCCGCAACCCCAGGCTCCCGACAAGTGCTATACAAATATCCCTCAAACTGCTCGACAATCGCCGCCCAGCCCTGGCGGCTAGCGTGTTGCCGCGCATTTAGGCGCACCCTGCGCAAGGTTTCCTGTTCTTCAAGCAGCCAGCAGGCCGCATCGACGAACGCCGCCTGGTCCCCCGGCATGGCCAGCGCACCACTGTGACCATGGCGAATATGCTGTGCAGCGGCCGCCTCGTCATAAGCGACCACCGCCAACCCCGAAGCCATGGCTTCGAGCACCACATTGCCAAAAGTTTCGGTCAGGCTCGGGAACAGGAACAGGTCACCACTGGCATAGTGCTCGGCCAGCACTTCGCCGCGCTGGGCGCCGCAGACCACGGCATCCGGTACTTGCTGTGCGAGGGCGGCGCGCTGCGGGCCATCGCCCACCAGTATCAAGCGCAGGCGCTTCTGTGGGTAAGCCTTTTGCAGGGCTTCAAGGCATGGGCGCAGTAAACCCAGGTTCTTTTCTGCGGCCAGCCGCCCAACATGCAGCACGGCGACATCGTCCGGGCCAAGCCCCCAGCTTTCGCGCAATGCCGCACTGCGCCGGGCCGGGTTGAACAGGCAGGCATCGACCCCCCGGGCCAACAGCGCCAGGCGCTCGAAACCACGGCGTTCAAGCTCCAAGCGCTGGCTGAGGCTGGGCACCAGCGTAGTGGCCGTGCGCCGATGGAACCAGCGCAGGTAATGGGTGAGCATGCGTGCCAGCAGGCCTAGGCCGTACTGGCCTGAGTACTGCGGGAAATTGGTGTGAAAGCCACTGACCACCGCTACCCCCAGGCGCCGCGCCGCGCGCAGTGCGCTGAGCCCCAATGGCCCCTCGGTGGCGATATACAGCACATCGGGGCGCTGCCGGCGCCAGCGGCGCAACAGCTTGTGCATCGACACCTCGCCCCACTGCAAACCGGGGTAGCCGGGCAGGGCCCAGCCACGGCACAGCATCAGCTTCGGGTCGTTGTGCACGGGGCCTTCGCCGGCCTGGCGCGGGCGCACCACCTCAATCTCATGGCCGCGTTGGCGCAACCCTTCGCTGAGGCGGCCAAGGGTGTTGGCCACGCCGTTGATTTCGGGTGGGAAGGTTTCGCTGACCAGGGTAATGCGTAGGGCGGGTGTATTCATGACAAAAAGTGTCCGCCTGCTGGGTTGCGCAAATGTGACTGCCGTGTGACGTACAGATGACAGCTGACCGGCGACACGTTTGGCTTTGTGAATATTTCCCGCAGGGCACTCAAGAAGGCCTCACCGCCAGCCGATGAAGATGCATTCGACTAGCTGATGCGCTCCGGGAGAGCGGTGATGTTCAACAACAAGCTCAAGCAAGAAATCCGGCAGTTGCGCGAAGACCTGATGTCCATCGAGCAGGTCAAGAGTAGCCTCGACAGCGAGATGCTGGTGCTGCAACTCGACCCTCAGGGGCGGATCGAGATGGCCAATGGCAACTTCGAAAGCGAGATGCTCTACCGGGGCGAACAATTGCTTGGCCGCAAACTGGAGGACATCGTCCCCGCTCACGTGAAATCGCTGGATTTCTACCAGCGCATGAAAAACGCGATCAGCCGCGGTGAACACCTGAACGGTGCCTTCCGCCTGCTGCGCGGCAATGGCCAGGAAGCCTGGCTGCGGTCGATCCTGCAGCCGGTCAAGAACAGTGAAGGGCGCATCAAGTACTTCACGCTGCACTCCAGCGACCTTACCCGCACCATCGAGACTTCCCGCGAGCACGAAAGCCTGATCAAGGCGTTGATGCGCTCTACCGCCGTGATCGAGTTCGACCTGGACGGCACTATCCTGACTGCCAACGAGCGCTTCCTGGCATCGGTCGGCTATCGCCTGGAACAGATCCGTGGCAAGCATCACCGCCTGTTCTGTGACCCAGCGGAGGCCAACTCGGTGGCCTACCAGGCCTTTTGGGACAGGCTGCGCCGTGGCGAGTACGTTGCCGAGCGTTTCAAGCGTATTGATGCCCATGGCCGGGTAGTTTGGCTGGAGGCCTCGTACAACCCGATCTTCGACCCCCATGACGTACTGTACAAGGTGGTCAAGTTCGCCACCGTGATCACCCACCAGGTCAACCAGGAGCAAGCGGTGGCCGAGGCAGCGGACGTGGCTTACAACACCTCGCTGGGCACGGATGCCAGCGCCCGCAAAGCCACCGAGGTGGTTACCCAGACCGTCAGCGTGATGCGCGGGCTGGAGGCCTCGATGCAGGAAGCCGCCGAAGGCATCCAGGCGTTGGACACCCAGTCACGGGTGATTGGCTCGATCATCAAGACCATCAGCGACATTGCCGGGCAGACCAACCTCCTGGCGCTTAACGCGGCCATCGAAGCGGCCCGCGCCGGTGAACAGGGGCGAGGCTTTGCCGTGGTCGCCGATGAGGTGCGCCAGCTGGCCTCGCGCACCAGTACCGCCACCGAGGAAATCGCCCGGGTGGTGCAGCAGAACGAGCAACTGGCCCAGGCGGCGGTGGCGATCATCGACACCAGCAAGCGCCAAGCCGAACAGGGGCTGGCGCTGGCTGACCAGACGGGGAATGTGATCGTCGAGATCCAGGACGGGGCGCAGCGGGTGGTGGATGTGGTGGGGCAGTTTTCCAGTCGGTTGGGGCAGTGACACCAAGGCCAGACACGCTTTGCTATTTGTAAGAGCGGCCTTTTGTCGCGAAAGAGCCGCTCCCAACTGGGCGCAGAGGGATCAGTTGCGCTCCCGCACCCAGAACAAGGTAGCCCCGGCTACCGCCGCCGGCATCATCAGCACGTTCACTAACGGCACCATCAGCGCAAGGTAGGTAATCCCGCCAAAGCCCAGCGACTGCCAGCGCTTGCTGCGCAGCCAAGCGAGCATGTCCTGCCAGCTCATCTTGTTGTTGTCCGCCGGGTAGTCGATGTACTGAATCGCCATCATCCACACCCCGAAGATCAGCCACAGCGGCGCGGCCACCACGTTGACCACCGGGATCAGCGACAGGATGAACAGGGCAATCGCCCGTGGCAGGAAGTAACCCAGCTTGCGCATTTCACGGCCAAAGGTACGCGGCACCATGGCCACCAGCTCGCCCCAGCTGAATGCCGGGAAGTTGTCCTGGCCACGCACTACCACCTCCACCTTTTCCGCCAGAAAGCCATTGAACGGCGCGGCAATGATGTTGGCCACCAGGGTGAAGGTGAAGAACACCATCAGCACCACCAAAGCGACGAACAGCGGCCAGAGGAGGTAGGTAAGGAAGTCCAGCCAGCTTGGCAAGCTTGGCATCAGGGCGTCGACCCACAAGCTGAACTGATGGCCGGCGAAGTAGATAAGGCCGCCGAACAGCAGCAGGTTGACTGCCAGCGGCAACAGCACGAACAACCGCAGGTTGGGGCTCAGCACCAGTTTCAGGCCTTCGCGCAGGTACTGGGGGCCAGAGAGGACAGGGGCTTGCATGAAGATACTCCGCAGAGAAGGAAAACGCGCTGACCTTACCGAGTTTGCCGCGCCGACGAAAGGCACGCAGCGGGCGGGAAACGGGCGGTAACAAAAGCCCAGCGCCTTGGCTACCGATGAAATCGCTGAATAGACGATGCCTATGAGGTGGATTGTCGAAGGATATTTCCTTAATCTTTGCGACCTCGCTACAGTGCGCTCAACTTTTCGCTTTTCGGGCTTGCGCGTTGTAGTACTTCCCCAAGTGCTGCGTGGGCCCTTTTTAATTTTCCAGCTGGCGCAGCCGGTACACCGATGCCGGCCCCTGCGGCCCGCTCGACAGGAGTTCGACATGTCTGAAGTACGTCATTCGCGCGTCATCATTCTCGGTTCCGGCCCTGCCGGTTATAGCGCTGCGGTGTATGCCGCCCGTGCCAACCTCAAGCCGTTGCTGATCACCGGCATGCAGGCTGGCGGTCAGCTGACCACCACGACTGAAGTCGACAACTGGCCGGGCGACCCCCATGGCCTGACCGGCCCGGCCCTGATGCAGCGCATGCAGGAGCACGCCGAGCGCTTCGAAACTGAAATCGTCTTCGACCACATCAACGCCGTCGATCTGGCCAACAAGCCGTTCACCCTGCAAGGGGACAGCGGCAAGTACACCTGCGACGCGCTGATCATCGCCACTGGCGCCAGCGCCCGCTACCTGGGCCTGCCGTCGGAAGAAACCTTCATGGGCAAGGGTGTTTCGGCCTGCGCCACCTGCGACGGCTTCTTCTACCGTAACAAGCCGGTCGCCGTGGTTGGCGGCGGCAACACCGCCGTTGAAGAGGCGCTGTACCTGGCCAACATCGCCAGCAAGGTGACCTTGGTGCACCGTCGCGAAACTTTCCGCGCCGAGAAGATCCTGGTCGACAAGCTCAACGCCCGTGTTGCCGAAGGCAAGATCGAGCTCAAGCTCAACGCCACCTTGGACGAAGTGCTGGGTGACAACATGGGGGTGACCGGTGCGCGCCTGAAGAACAACGACGGCAGCAGCGACGAAATCAAGGTCGATGGCGTGTTCATCGCGATTGGTCACACCCCGAACACTTCGCTGTTCGAAGGCCAGCTGACCCTGAAGGACGGTTACCTGGTGGTGAATGGCGGCCGTGAGGGCAACGCCACCGCCACTAACGTCGAGGGCGTGTTCGCTGCTGGCGACGTGGCTGATCACGTTTACCGTCAGGCCATCACCTCGGCCGGTGCTGGCTGCATGGCGGCGCTGGACGTCGAGCGTTACCTGGACGGTTTGGCCAACGCCTCGTTCTGATCTGAGAGCGCCGGGGCTGCTTCGCAGCCCTATCGCCACCCCACAAAAAACCGGCTCAATGGCCGGTTTTTTGGTTCTGCAAGCCGCTCACAGGCTCAGCCGCATCGACAGGTCCACCGCCTTCACATCCTTGGTCATGGCACCAATCGAGATGTAATCCACCCCAGTCTCGGCAATCACCCGCAAGGTGCTCTCGTTGACCCCGCCACTGGCTTCGAGCTTGGCCTTGCCTGCAGTAATACGCACAGCTTCGCGCATTTCGTCCAGGTTCAGTTCGTCGAGCATGATGATGTCGGCGCCGGCGGCCAGCGCTTGGCGTAGCTCGTCCAGGCTTTCTACTTCGATCTCCACCGGCTTGCCCGGCGCAATACGGTGTGCCGCTGCCACGGCCTCGGCCACGCCACCGCTGGCGGCAATGTGGTTTTCTTTGATCAGGAAGGCGTCGTATAGGCCGATGCGGTGGTTGTCGCATCCGCCACAGGTA
Proteins encoded:
- a CDS encoding DUF3565 domain-containing protein, whose protein sequence is MGQDLLQKYVERTSVTKPSPDCERTADEQRPISRITGFHQDEEGHWVAELSCGHTQHLRHQPPWQARPWVLDPAQRAQRIGQPFACGWCAQGADSATLGR
- a CDS encoding peptidylprolyl isomerase, which gives rise to MLIAANKAVSIDYTLTNDAGETIDSSAGGAPLVYLHGAGNIIPGLEKALEGKQAGDELNVSIEPEDAYGEYLAELVSTLNRSLFEGVDELEVGMQFHASAPDGQMQIVTIRDVDGDDVTVDGNHPLAGQRLTFQVKVVDVRDASDEEIAHRHIHGEGGHHH
- a CDS encoding glutathione peroxidase — translated: MSAFHDLKLDALNGGELPLAPFKGQVVLVVNVASKCGLTPQYKALENLYQVYKDQGFNVLGLPCNQFAGQEPGSEKEIREFCSLNYGVSFPLGGKLEVNGPQRHSLYRLLAGEGAEFPGDITWNFEKFLVGKDGRVLARFSPRTAPDDPAVVQAIEKALG
- a CDS encoding glycosyltransferase family 1 protein produces the protein MNTPALRITLVSETFPPEINGVANTLGRLSEGLRQRGHEIEVVRPRQAGEGPVHNDPKLMLCRGWALPGYPGLQWGEVSMHKLLRRWRRQRPDVLYIATEGPLGLSALRAARRLGVAVVSGFHTNFPQYSGQYGLGLLARMLTHYLRWFHRRTATTLVPSLSQRLELERRGFERLALLARGVDACLFNPARRSAALRESWGLGPDDVAVLHVGRLAAEKNLGLLRPCLEALQKAYPQKRLRLILVGDGPQRAALAQQVPDAVVCGAQRGEVLAEHYASGDLFLFPSLTETFGNVVLEAMASGLAVVAYDEAAAAQHIRHGHSGALAMPGDQAAFVDAACWLLEEQETLRRVRLNARQHASRQGWAAIVEQFEGYLYSTCREPGVAAERSTQHMQRL
- the cysZ gene encoding sulfate transporter CysZ, producing MQAPVLSGPQYLREGLKLVLSPNLRLFVLLPLAVNLLLFGGLIYFAGHQFSLWVDALMPSLPSWLDFLTYLLWPLFVALVVLMVFFTFTLVANIIAAPFNGFLAEKVEVVVRGQDNFPAFSWGELVAMVPRTFGREMRKLGYFLPRAIALFILSLIPVVNVVAAPLWLIFGVWMMAIQYIDYPADNNKMSWQDMLAWLRSKRWQSLGFGGITYLALMVPLVNVLMMPAAVAGATLFWVRERN
- the trxB gene encoding thioredoxin-disulfide reductase, with the protein product MSEVRHSRVIILGSGPAGYSAAVYAARANLKPLLITGMQAGGQLTTTTEVDNWPGDPHGLTGPALMQRMQEHAERFETEIVFDHINAVDLANKPFTLQGDSGKYTCDALIIATGASARYLGLPSEETFMGKGVSACATCDGFFYRNKPVAVVGGGNTAVEEALYLANIASKVTLVHRRETFRAEKILVDKLNARVAEGKIELKLNATLDEVLGDNMGVTGARLKNNDGSSDEIKVDGVFIAIGHTPNTSLFEGQLTLKDGYLVVNGGREGNATATNVEGVFAAGDVADHVYRQAITSAGAGCMAALDVERYLDGLANASF